Within the Methanomicrobium sp. W14 genome, the region TCGCTTGAAGTGTTCGGTTACGCAGAGGAAGAGGCTGTTGGAAAGGATTTTTTTGATCTTATGTTTACCGACGAAAACAGGGAGACAATAAAAGACATTCTCTCGGACTACATTATGTCAGGTAAACAGACGCCTCTGAATTTCAGGTGCAGGGCTAAGACAAGAAATGGAAAATTAAAAGACGTTAATTTAAGCACAGTGCTTCTGAAAAACAGTTCCGACAGTTTAAAAGGCTGGCTTACTACAGGTGCCGACGTAACAGACGAACTTGCAATTAAAAGGGAGCTAGAACTGTCACTAAACCAGAAAAATATCCTTTTAAGAGAGGTTCACCACAGGGTTAAAAACAACCTCCAGATAATAATAAGCCTGTTTGACCTCAAGTCATACTGTACTGACGACAAAAACCTCCTGATGTATATAAAAGGGGCAAAGTCCAGAATCAGCGCAATGGCCATTGTTCATGAAATAATGTACAGGTCTGACAATTTTACAAAAGTAAACATCCCCGAATATGTAAAAGGAATCGTTTCAGAGTCACTGTCATCTTTCGGGCAAAAAGAAAATATCAGTGTAAAGTATGATATGGATGAGGTCTTCTTTGACCTTGACAACTCCGTGCCTTTCGGTATTCTTGTAAATGAACTTGTTTCAAACTCCATAAGCCACGCTTTTGAAGGAGAAGGAACAGGGATAAAAGACAACCAAATTTTCATATCTCTCAAAAGAGCGGATGGAAAGATTATATTCACCTTCAGCGACAACGGCTGCGGAATGCCATCTGAAGACGAACTTAAGGGAAAAAACACTATAGGGCTCAACCTTATCATAAATCTCGTCAGGCAGCTTTCAGGTGTGATGAACGTAATCCGGGAGAACGGAACGACATTCATAATCGAAATAGAGGACTTTGGACATCTGTAAAACCAAAAAGCAGAGCAGAAAAATAAAATCCAAAAAACTTTCTTATCACTCTTATTTAAGGAAATCCAAAAAAATATTCAGAATGTATAGATAATGCTGAAAAGCACTTCTCCTGAAACCATAAGAATACATGCAAATATAACCGCCGATATGCCGGCAGTCCACCTGAACGCAGACAAAATGTCGCCGCGTGCATCAAAAAGGCTTCTCTCTCCTTCTCCTATAACATATACTCCGGGTTTTACAAAAGCCGTCCTGCAGCCGCCTGCTATAAGCGACATCGGAATGCCTCCGTTGAAACCTCCCCTTTTTTTCCTGTCACGCAAAAACGTCCTCCACGCGAAAGACAAATTTCCTCTTACCGCAAAATAGAGGACAAGTATAAGACCTGTGAACCTTGCGGGAACATAGTTCAAAACGTCGTCTGTCCGTGCGGAAAACCAACCAAGCCTTATCCTTTCGTCCATATACCCGAGCATTGCGTCCATCGTATTAAAAGCCCTGAAGAATGCGGCGCCTAAAAGACCGAAAAACGTGAAATAAAACAGAGGCGACACCACAGAGTCCACGAGGTTTTCCGCCATCGACTCGTACGCGGCCGAAAGAATTTCCTCGTCATTAAGTACACAGGCATCCCTTGAAACAAGCATCTGGACCTCGTTTCTTCCACCGCCTGTCATAAAAGCGTTTTCCACACTTTTGACGTGCTCCTCAAGCGACCTCCAGGCAAAGCATGCTTTAAGGAAAAACGGCGCCCCGACAACAAAAACAACCAGCGGAGCATACCTTTCAAAGAGATAAAACGGTGTTGAAAACAGAAGAGCCGTAAACAGAGCTAATATTACACCCGAAAACCTCTGCAGGTACTCAGGGTACAGACATGGCTTTCCCCATATACTTATAAAACTTCCGAGAAGTGCAACAGGATGAAACCTGCTGTGGGGGTCACCGGTTATCCTGTCGACGATGACCGATAAAACAAGAATTAAGGCCGGCAACGCCATGCTACTACTACTGCCAGTGTAAGAATTATTATTGATGCAAAACCGGGGACTTTACCGTAATACATATATCCTGCGATATAAGCAACCCATCCAAGCAAAACAAGGACTATTATCGTGAAAGGGTAAAGATAATGCTTTTTTTCAGGGACAGGAGACGGAATCTCATCGGTGACGTCGGGTATCTCGAGTTCCCTGTCCCTTACGCTCACATTAAATGTTTCCCTGACAGTCCCGTAGCCGGTTATAACCTCAACCTGAAAGCTTCCCGTCGGGGCTGCCGAAAGTATGGGAATCCTGAACTCCATCTCATCCTTCAGGTAAATATTTTCATGGAGGAAATGCGTGAATCTTCTGGCGTTTATGACAGAAACCGTTACATGAAGTGGGGAGCCGTGGTTTATCAGTTTCATCACCAAATCCTCTCCGACTTCAGCTTCAGCCTTTTCCGGAACCTCAATTGAGTTAATCTGCCTTTTGTTTACATTTACAATATAGCCTGTCATCACATTCCTCCATCAATTAAAAACCGGTTTTACCGGTCTTATTCCTTTTTTTCGCGCGGCAAAAGGTCAGGAATACCTTCGGATATAGGATAATCGACCATGCATCTGCCACAGCTTAAAGTCCCTTCTATTATGTCCTCTTCGCCGCTTTCAAGCGTTTCCTTCTTCTTTACTGTCAGTTTCAGATCGCCTTTGCACACAGGACAGCACAGTATATCGTAAGTTGACATCCTCATCCTAAATGACACCTCTTTTCTTTTTATCTTATATCTATTATCTGGCTCATCTCAGGACCTGTAGAGATGAGTTTTATAGGTACACCTATATCCTCTTCAGCTTTCTTTAAAAACTCCAGAGCCTTTGGTGTGAGCTGGCTGTACTCCGTTGCGCCGAAGCACTCGGGATCGACATGATCAATTCCGGTTATTGCGCCTATTGTGCACCCGTTTATCATTGCCGAGTACTTTGCCATTTTTCCGTCCCACCCGCCTATCCTTCTCTCGCGGTGCGTAACAGTTCCGAACTCCGCTATTCCAAGACGGTGTGACTCTTCACGTGTCATCTCGGTCCCGAACGGACCCTCGCCTACACGTGTCGGGTAGGCCTTGAACACAACTATTACGTCATCAATCCTCGTCGGCCCGACACCGTTGTCTGCTGCGATCTGGGAGGCTGATGTGTCCTTGCTTGTAACAAACGGGTATGTTCCGAAATAAAGCGATATGCCAAAACCCTGTGTTCCCTCAAGTATAACGTTTTCCCCGCGGTCAAGTGCGGAGTTTATCTCGACGGCTGCATCAGTCAGGTATTTTTTAAGCTCCGGAATATCCTTTGCCTGCTTTGCCGTTCTGTTCACACGTGCGACATTTGCAGGGCCGCATCCGGTTCCTGTGGAGCCTATTTTCTTGGAGAGATACTCGTTGCCCTTGTCCTGGGCTATATGCTCGGCTTCTATTATACCACACCTGGCGTCAATAAATATACGGTCTTCTACACCCAGTCTTTCGACTTCATTCTTTAAAACGTTTGGATCTACAAGAACACCGCTGCCGATAAGAAGCTTTGCGCCGGGGTACACAAAGCCCGAAGGTATCATCCTTACACCGTATTCGTTGTCCTTTACCTTTACGGTATGGCCGGCGTTTGGCCCGACCCCCCCGCGTGATATTATTGAAGGTTTATCTTTATGTGCTACGTGAGCGACGATCTTTCCTTTGCCTTCGTCGCCAAAAAAGCCACCAACGATTATTGTACAACTCATTTATGTTTCAGTAAAGATGATGACTGCATTCAAGATAAAAGTATCATGAGTACACATTTTCAGTCGCAAAAACAGGCTGTGGGATGATGAAATCAACCTGGAACAGACACTTAAATAACCATGATTTCAGCCGGACAGCA harbors:
- a CDS encoding methytransferase partner Trm112, whose translation is MRMSTYDILCCPVCKGDLKLTVKKKETLESGEEDIIEGTLSCGRCMVDYPISEGIPDLLPREKKE
- a CDS encoding adenylosuccinate synthetase, whose product is MSCTIIVGGFFGDEGKGKIVAHVAHKDKPSIISRGGVGPNAGHTVKVKDNEYGVRMIPSGFVYPGAKLLIGSGVLVDPNVLKNEVERLGVEDRIFIDARCGIIEAEHIAQDKGNEYLSKKIGSTGTGCGPANVARVNRTAKQAKDIPELKKYLTDAAVEINSALDRGENVILEGTQGFGISLYFGTYPFVTSKDTSASQIAADNGVGPTRIDDVIVVFKAYPTRVGEGPFGTEMTREESHRLGIAEFGTVTHRERRIGGWDGKMAKYSAMINGCTIGAITGIDHVDPECFGATEYSQLTPKALEFLKKAEEDIGVPIKLISTGPEMSQIIDIR
- the cbiB gene encoding adenosylcobinamide-phosphate synthase CbiB, with amino-acid sequence MALPALILVLSVIVDRITGDPHSRFHPVALLGSFISIWGKPCLYPEYLQRFSGVILALFTALLFSTPFYLFERYAPLVVFVVGAPFFLKACFAWRSLEEHVKSVENAFMTGGGRNEVQMLVSRDACVLNDEEILSAAYESMAENLVDSVVSPLFYFTFFGLLGAAFFRAFNTMDAMLGYMDERIRLGWFSARTDDVLNYVPARFTGLILVLYFAVRGNLSFAWRTFLRDRKKRGGFNGGIPMSLIAGGCRTAFVKPGVYVIGEGERSLFDARGDILSAFRWTAGISAVIFACILMVSGEVLFSIIYTF